cagccttcgcacgtagtgctgccttcgcacggagtgctgcctttgcacagagatctgcattcgcattgagtggtgccttcgcaaggagtactgccttcgaaaggagtgctgcctacgcaaggagtgctgccttcgctaggagtgttgtcttcgcaaggagggctgccttcttgaggagggctgccttcgcagggagtgctgccttcgcaaggggtaatgcattcgcaagtagtgctgccttctcagggagtactgcctttgcaaagagtgctgcctcccaatgggtgctgccttcgcaaggagtgctgccatcgcaaggagtgctgccttcgcaaggagtgctgccttcgcaatgagggctgcctctgcagggagtgctgccttcgcaaggggtggtgccttcccaaggactgctgcctttgcaaggagtgctgccttcgcaaggagtgctgccttcgctaggagtgctgcacttctaaggagagctggttccgcaaggagtgctgccatcgctaggagtgctgctttcgcaaggagggctgacttcgcagggagtgctgcctttgcagggagtgctgccttcgcatggagtggtgccttcgcaaggagtgctgccttcgcagggagtgctgcatccgcaaggagtgctgccttcgcaaggagtactgccttcgcaaggagtgctgcatttgcaaggagcgctgccatcgcaaggagtgctgccttcgctaggaattgctgccttcgcaaggagggctgccttcgcaaagagggctgccttcgcagggagtgctgccttcgcaaggggtaatgccttcgcaagtagttctgctttcgcagggagtactgcctttgcaaggagtgctgccttccaaggagtgctgccttcgcaaggtgtgctcccttcgcaaagagtgctgtcttcgcaaggagtgctgccttcgcaatgagggctgccttcgctaggagtgctgccctcacaAGGAGGACTGCCtgcgcaaggagggctgccttcgcagggagtgctgccttcacaaggggtaatgccttcgcagggagtgctgccttcgcaaggggtggtgccttcgcaaggagtgttgccttcgcaaggagtgctgcattcacaaggagtgctgcctccgcaaggagtgctgctttcgcaaggagtactgccttcgcaaggagtactgccttcgcaaggagtgctgccttcacaaggagtgctgccttcgctacgagtgctgtcttcgcaaggagggctgccttcgagaggagggctgccttcgcaaggggtaatgccttcgcaagtagtgctgccttctcagggagtactgcctttgaacgagtgctgccttccaacgagtgctgccttcgcaaggagtgctgccttcgcaaggagtgctgcgttcgcaaggagtgctgccttcgcaaggagtgctgcctttgcaatgagggctgcctttgcagggagtgctgccttcgcaaggggtggtgccttcgcaaagagtgctgccttcgcaaggagtgctgccttcgcaaggagtgctgccttcgcaatgagggctgcctttgctgggagtgctgccttcacaaggggtggtgccttcgcaaggagtgctgcctttgcaaggagtgctgccttcgcaaggagatatgccttcgcaaggagtgctgccttcgctaggagtgctgcccttctaaggagagctaccttcgcaaggagtgctgccttcgctaggagtgctgctttcgcaaagaggtctgccttcgcagggagtgctgcctttgcagggagtgctgccttcgcaaggagtggtgccttcgcaaggagtgctgccttcgcagggagtgctgcatccgcaaggagtgctgccttcgcaaggtgtgctgccttcgcaaggagtgctgcctttgcacagagtgctgccttcacaaggagtgatgccttcgcaaggtgtgctgccttcgcaaagagtgatgccttcgcaagtagttctgctttcgcaggtagtactgcctttgcaaggagtgctgccttccaaggagtgctgccttcgcaaggagtgctgccttcgcagggagtgctgcatccgcaaggagtgctgccatcgcaaggagtactgccttcgcaaggagtgctgcatttgcaaggagcactgccatcgcaaggagtgctgccttcgctaggaattgctgccttcgcaaggagggctgcctccgcaaagagggctgccttcgcagggagtgctgccttcgcaaggggtaatgccttcgcaagtagttctgctttcgcagggagtactgcctttgcaaggagtgctgccttccaaggagtgctgccttcgcaaggtgtgctccctttgcaaagagtgctgtcttcgcaaggagtgctgccttcgcaaagagggctgcctatgcagggagtgctgccgtcgcaaggagagctgccttcacaaggagtgctgccttcgcaaggagtgctgtattccaaggagtgctgccttcgctagaagtgctgccttcgcacggagggctgccttcgcaaggagggctcccttcgcatggagtgttgccttcgcaaggggtaatgccttcgcaagtactgctgccttcgcagggagtactgcctttccaacgagtgctgccttccaatgagtgctgcctttgcaaggagtgctgccttcacacggaatgcagccttcgcatggagtgctgcttttgctcagagtgctgccttcgcaaggagtgcagccttcacaaggagtgctgccttcgcaaggagtgctgccttcgcaaggagtgctgcctttgcacagagtgctgcctttgcagggagtgctgcctttgcacagagtgctgcctccgcaaggagtgctgcctttgcatggactgtttccttcgcaaggagtgctgcctttgcaacgattgctgccttcgcaaggagtgctgccttcgctaggagtgctgccttcgctaggagtgctgccttcgctacgagtgctgccttcgcagggagtgctgcctacgcagggagtgctggcttcgcaaggagagctgccttcacaaggagtgctgcctttgcaaggagtgctgccttcgcaaggagtgctgctttcgcacggagtgcagccttcgcacatagtgctgccttcacacggagtgcttcctttgacagagtgctgttttcgcacggagtgcagccttcgcacgtagtgctgccttcgtacggagtgctgcctttgcacagagatctgcattcgcattgagtggtgccttcgcaagaagtgctgccttcacaaggagtgctgccttcgctaggagtgctgccttcgcaaggagttctgccttcgcaaggagtgctgccttcgcacggagcgcAGCCTTCTCACGTAGTGCTGTCTTCCcacggagtgttgcctttgcacagtgatctgcattcgcagggtgtggtgccttcgcaagaagtgctgcattcgcaaggtgtgctgccttcgcaaggagtactgccttcgaaaggagtgctgccttcgcaaggagtgctgccttcgctaggagtgttgtcttcgcaaggagggctgccttcgagaggagggctgccttcgcagggagtgctgccttcgcaaggggtaatgcattcgcaagtagtgctgccttctcagggagtactgcctttgcaaagagtgctgcctcccaatgggtgctgccttcgcaaggagtgctgccatcgcaaggagtgctgccttcgcaaggagtgctgccttcgcaatgagggctgcctctgcagggagtgctgccttcgcaaggggtggtgccttcgcaaggagtgctgcctttgcaaggagtgctgccttcgcaaggagtgcttccttcgctaggagtgctgcccttctaaggagagctggttccgcaaggagtgctgccatcgctaggagtgctgcttttgcaaggagggctgacttcgcagggagtgctgcctttgcagggagtgctgccttcgcatggagtggtgccttcgcaaggagtgc
The sequence above is a segment of the Schistocerca cancellata isolate TAMUIC-IGC-003103 unplaced genomic scaffold, iqSchCanc2.1 HiC_scaffold_1150, whole genome shotgun sequence genome. Coding sequences within it:
- the LOC126159948 gene encoding trophinin-like, with product MGAAFARSAAIARSAAFARSAAFAMRAASAGSAAFARGGAFPRTAAFARSAAFARSAAFARSAALLRRAGSARSAAIARSAAFARRADFAGSAAFAGSAAFAWSGAFARSAAFAGSAASARSAAFARSTAFARSAAFARSAAIARSAAFARNCCLRKEGCLRKEGCLRRECCLRKG
- the LOC126159950 gene encoding uncharacterized protein LOC126159950, with product MSAAFARSAAFTRNAAFAWSAAFAQSAAFARSAAFTRSAAFARSAAFARSAAFAQSAAFAGSAAFAQSAASARSAAFAWTVSFARSAAFATIAAFARSAAFARSAAFARSAAFATSAAFAGSAAYAGSAGFARRAAFTRSAAFARSAAFARSAAFARSAAFAHSAAFTRSASFDRVLFSHGVQPSHVVLPSYGVLPLHRDLHSH
- the LOC126159949 gene encoding uncharacterized protein LOC126159949; translation: MPSQGVLPSQGVVPSQGVLPSQGVLHSQGVLPPQGVLLSQGVLPSQGVLPSQGVLPSQGVLPSLRVLSSQGGLPSRGGLPSQGVMPSQVVLPSQGVLPLNECCLPTSAAFARSAAFARSAAFARSAAFARSAAFAMRAAFAGSAAFARGGAFAKSAAFARSAAFARSAAFAMRAAFAGSAAFTRGGAFARSAAFARSAAFARRYAFARSAAFARSAALLRRATFARSAAFARSAAFAKRSAFAGSAAFAGSAAFARSGAFARSAAFAGSAASARSAAFARCAAFARSAAFAQSAAFTRSDAFARCAAFAKSDAFASSSAFAGSTAFARSAAFQGVLPSQGVLPSQGVLHPQGVLPSQGVLPSQGVLHLQGALPSQGVLPSLGIAAFARRAASAKRAAFAGSAAFARGNAFASSSAFAGSTAFARSAAFQGVLPSQGVLPLQRVLSSQGVLPSQRGLPMQGVLPSQGELPSQGVLPSQGVLYSKECCLR